A single Phragmites australis chromosome 4, lpPhrAust1.1, whole genome shotgun sequence DNA region contains:
- the LOC133915791 gene encoding uncharacterized protein LOC133915791, producing the protein MVARMMRWPRPPAARKFRVRLVVRRAEGLPPPAVEPSSPDQEAAGCKPSRVVAAEVRWKGARASALGSLRRSAVRRNRTRAEEAAAWEEEFESVVTLVAASQREGAAFQPWELAFCVFSDVSKGTKNKPSILGTASLNLADYASAAEEEIEIILPLSVPEGARELAPSLHLTLSMVELRAFHETSDASQRPAATLPLSPSSSASLPGGKDEVSVIKAGLRKVKILTDLVSTRRSKKTCQDDEGSEDKCCVNSDVAEYPCDTESLDEDLDDRAHEDEIGDSTIRKSFSYGSLQSSSYVGGLVYAHAKIDGEHEDWIYYSHRKSDVGSHVEEVLSSTAEETVLPSAKRSILHWRKRKLSLRSLKAKGEPLLKKAYGEEGGDDIDYDRRLLTSSDESISEGSRGKDGSANGMVSEFGDDNFVVGNWESKEILSRDGHMKLSSQVFFASIDQRSERAAGESACTALVAVIADWFQANQNMMPIQSQFDSLIHEGSLEWRNLCENETYRECFPDKHFDLETVLLAKIRPLTVSPSKSFIGFFQPEGDEDVSGFDFLNGTMSFDNIWDEINKAAEFASSDNPNLYIVSWNDHFFLLKVERDAYYIIDTLGERFYEGCSQAYILRFDNNTTIHKVPAKKKPSSPDSSGPLKDSSGSESYSTEPDSENGIKENILVSKGKESCKEYIKSFLAAIPIRELQVDIKKGLMVSTPLHHRLQIEFHYTQSSPKEIASPPHLLTVDAPFEFSWPEPPPTMEFSLTPAVSVV; encoded by the exons ATGGTGGCGAGGATGATGCGGTGGCCGCGGCCCCCGGCAGCGCGCAAGTTCCGCGTTCGGCTGGTGGTGCGGCGGGCCGAGGGGCTGCCGCCGCCCGCGGTGGAGCCGTCCTCGCCAGACCAGGAGGCGGCGGGCTGCAAGCCGTCGAGGGTCGTCGCGGCGGAGGTGAGGTGGAAGGGGGCCAGGGCGTCGGCGCTGGGCTCGCTGCGGCGCAGCGCGGTCAGGCGCAACCGCACgcgggcggaggaggcggccgcgTGGGAGGAGGAGTTTGAGAGCGTCGTGACGCTCGTGGCCGCGTCGCAACGGGAGGGTGCCGCGTTCCAGCCCTGGGAGCTCGCCTTCTGCGTGTTCAGC GATGTGAGCAAAGGCACAAAGAATAAACCATCAATTCTGGGAACTGCTTCTCTTAACCTAGCAGATTATGCATCAGCAGCTGAGGAGGAGATCGAGATAATTCTCCCGTTGTCTGTGCCTGAAGGTGCACGTGAACTGGCCCCATCGCTTCAT CTCACTCTGAGTATGGTGGAGCTAAGAGCTTTTCATGAAACATCCGATGCATCACAACGACCTGCTGCAACCTTGCCATTGTCCCCATCATCCAGTGCTTCTCTTCCAGGAGGAAAAGATGAGGTTTCTGTTATTAAAGCAGGGCTGAGAAAGGTGAAAATTCTCACAGATCTAGTGTCGACACGAAGGTCCAAGAAGACTTGCCAAGATGATGAAGGCAGTGAAGATAAGTGCTGTGTTAACAGTGATGTTGCTGAATATCCCTGTGATACTGAGTCTCTCGATGAAGATCTGGATGACAGAGCACATGAAGATGAAATTGGGGATTCAACTATCAGAAAGTCCTTCAGTTACGGCTCATTGCAATCTTCCAGTTATGTTGGTGGCCTAGTTTATGCCCATGCAAAGATTGATGGAGAGCATGAGGACTGGATCTATTATAGTCACCGGAAATCTGATGTTGGTTCTCATGTAGAGGAAGTTTTGTCATCGACCGCAGAGGAAACTGTGTTGCCAAGTGCAAAACGGAGTATCCTTCATTGGAGAAAGAGGAAGTTGAGTTTACGATCACTGAAGGCTAAAGGTGAACCTCTGTTAAAAAAGGCTTATGGAGAAGAGGGAGGTGATGATATTGACTATGATCGACGCCTGCTAACGTCTTCTGATGAATCTATTTCAGAG GGATCAAGAGGCAAAGATGGATCAGCTAATGGCATGGTGTCAGAATTTGGCGATGACAATTTTGTTGTGGGGAATTGGGAGTCGAAGGAGATACTTAGCCGTGATGGCCATATGAAGCTTTCTTCCCAGGTGTTCTTTGCATCAATAGACCAGAGAAGTGAGCGAGCTGCCGGAGAGAGTGCATGTACAGCACTTGTGGCTGTTATTGCAGACTGGTTCCAAGCAAATCAGAATATGATGCCTATTCAGTCACAATTTGACAGCCTTATTCATGAAGGATCACTAGAGTGGAGAAACCTTTGCGAGAATGAGACATATCGTGAGTGTTTTCCTGACAAGCATTTTGATCTTGAAACTGTCCTTCTTGCCAAGATCCGCCCACTCACAGTTTCCCCCAGCAAATCTTTTATTGGATTCTTCCAGCCTGAAGGCGACGAAGACGTGAGCGGTTTTGACTTTCTTAATGGCACCATGTCATTTGATAACATCTGGGATGAGATTAACAAGGCAGCAGAGTTCGCATCTAGTGATAACCCTAATCTATACATAGTGAGCTGGAATGACCACTTTTTTCTCCTCAAGGTTGAGCGTGATGCATATTACATTATCGATACCCTTGGAGAAAGGTTCTACGAAGGGTGCAGCCAGGCATACATTTTGAGGTTTGACAACAACACCACGATTCACAAGGTACCTGCCAAAAAGAAACCATCAAGCCCTGACTCAAGTGGACCGTTAAAGGATTCTTCAGGTTCAGAGAGCTATTCAACCGAGCCGGACAGTGAGAATGGCATCAAAGAGAACATACTTGTGTCGAAGGGCAAGGAATCATGCAAAGAATACATCAAGAGTTTTTTGGCAGCCATACCAATCCGGGAACTACAGGTGGACATCAAGAAAGGACTGATGGTATCAACCCCATTGCACCACCGCCTACAAATTGAGTTCCACTACACCCAATCATCCCCGAAAGAGATTGCATCACCCCCTCATCTCCTTACTGTCGATGCCCCTTTTGAGTTCTCATGGCCTGAGCCACCACCAACAATGGAATTTTCACTAACACCTGCTGTCTCTGTTGTATAA